The genomic DNA CAGACGTGGGAGGAAAACCCGCTCCTATAAGTAAAGTTCAAGCGTCTTAGCACTTTCAAATCAGAAGTTTTAGCGTTTTGGCAAAGACGAGTGCCCCCTAAATCGTAGAGAGAAATACCGCGTTTGCCAAAACCACTTGCGTCAAGCCATGTTTGATATGTTTGACGAGTGTGTTTTTTACCAATCCATTCTGAGTTGTGCCACCATAGCGTGGACGTTTACCCCCTTTTTGAGGGAGCTGTCTGTGAAGTTCGCGTCTGGCAAGAGGGATCGGTGAAACACATATCACGTCTGTATTATCAGGGACAGAAACACCACCAACACTATGATGTGCCAAACACCAACTATCTACACAGTGTGCCTCAAATGTTTCTGAAAGTTTCTTAGCGGATTTTTTCAGTCCAAACCTATCACGTATCTCTTTGGTCTCCCACCCTTGAAGGGTGAATAACTTCCAACGCTTCTCTATTTCAGTATAAAACCATTGTTTACCAACTTCAAGTGGACTAAAAGAGGTATTCCACTTCTTAGCACGTTCTATCGTCCGTGCCTTAATATCCTCGACACAAACACGCGTTATGGGATAGAGTCTCGAAAGCCAATGAAGTATCCTTAACTTCCAATCCCACCTCGCACGGGTGCCTGCGGGGATACGCTCCTTGTTCGCAAGACGGTTCGTTCTGTTTTTTCGGTTTGGACACTTACGAGAGCGTCTACTCCTGCGTAACTCACGACGCTTTTCAACTTTCTTACCCACTTTATTATGAGCGTCCGCCTGCACGTTCAAATAGGTATGCTTCTCTGACTTAACAGTAAATCCCTCTTTCTTACTACCGGGGTCTACACCTACGACTACATCTTGCGTGTATTCGTCTTCTGTAGCATAGTTAAGTCTGATACAGAATATACCATTAGACCAATAGGGCGTGGCTAAGCCTTTCTTAATCAGCATGCCGGCTTTGTTCGCATGCGTAGGCATTAACTTCTTACCAGATTGACTCTTTACGGGAACAAACATCGTTTGTAATCTCCCTTACGGGTTGTATATTGCCCCATTCAGATCACAGTATCCAAGAGGAATCAGACTTGAGGAGCATCCGAAACATTGTGCTGGCTGCCACGCCAAGAGACTGCGATATATTACTGTAGAAAACCGTTTAACTTGTGGGTCCCCGTGTGGCTACGGATGTTCACAAGCCCAAGTCTTCAGACTTGGGTAGTTGACATTTACAGTTGTTAGTTGTCAGTTAAGAGTGGTTTGTAACAATTGATCGCTGCTCTGAAATATTCCAAGTGAACGGAGATCGTTACAAAGAAACCTCTTAACTGAAAACCGATAACCATTAGGCGAAGAGAGGCTCTACCCACCCGTATCTCTCTTTTTCCATTTCATAGAGTAGATTTACCTGTCGAGTTTCAGCGTTTAAAAAAAGAAGAAAGTCCGAATTTGAGGCTTGAAGTTCCATTGTCGCTTCTGCTACAGTCAGGGGTTTCGACGCAAATTTGTCTTGTGTTGACACAACAACCGGGGCATCATCAGTATCAACTTCTGGCAATGTTTCTTCCATGTTTGGATTGAGTCGCTCCACCACTTCTCGGTGCGGTGCGTTATGTCGTCTGTCTTTCACTCTATCCCTGTATCGTCGGATCTGGCTGACGATCTTACCTGTAACGCTGTCCAATGCAGATAAAATTTCATGTGTTTCGCTTTTTGCATAGAACGATACGCGTGGTGCTGTCACTATCATCTCAGCATCAAAACGATGCTTCTCGGATTTAAGCACCACATTTAGTTCCTGCATCCCGTCGAAACGTGATTCGATTTTATCGGCACGCTTGAGGATGTATGCGTGGATGTCATCGGTAATCTTTAAGTTATGTCCGGAGTACGTTACTTTCATTTCAAGCCTCCTATTTTTTCTTTTATGAATAATTTGAAAAAATGAATTCCTTCTTGTAGGGAATCTGAAATCAGCCAGCACGGGGACTCTCGGGTGAAGCAGACCTTTCACGTGATGTAGGAATGCCTAATTCGTCCCGATACTTTTGGACGGTTCGCCTCGCGAGCAAAATACCCTTGGCTTTCAAAGCGTTACTGATTGCCTGGTCGCTCAGTGGTTTCTTAGGTGCTTCAGCACCAACCATCTCTTGAATGAGGTTTTTCACCTGTTTGGCGGAGACACCATCTCCTTTTGTAGTTGCCAGTTCATTGCTGAAGAAAAATCGGAGTGGATACATGCCGTGAGGGGTTTGCACGTATTTGTTGCTTGTTACTCGGCTAACTGTTGACTCGTGAATGCCTACTTTTTCAGCAATAGTTCTCAGCGTTAGGGGTTTAATGCTTTTAGTGCCATGTGTTAGGAATTCTATTTGCACCTCAAAAATCGCTTCGGTGACTCGGGCGATTGTACTGCCTCGCTGTGCGAGACTGCTGAGCAAATTTGCGGCATCACGATACCGTTTTTCTATCCATCCCTTTGTCTCTGCGTCTAAAGTATCTTGGCGGTTCCGCATCAGATTCAGATAGTACGGATTCATCTGTAAGCGTGGTATGTAATTGTCGACAGAGATGGCTTGATATTTCCCGTTAAGGTATTGTATCTCCACGTCGGGTGTAACGAACTCTGTAACGGAGAATTTTTTGAGCGAGTGAGTTGTTGGATCTGAGAAGTAGCGACCCGGGTAAGGCGATAGTTTTCCTATCCACTTAGCAACTGTATCAATCGTTGTGAGATCAATTTTTAGTGTTTCTGCTATGCAGCTCCATTGCTGATTCAGGAAAGCATCGTAATGATTTTCAATGACTTCTTGGGCAAGACACTTCAAAGGCACGTTTTTATGTGAGAAATCCCTACATTCTGTTGAATGGGTTGAATTGTTTTCTCTTTCCCTTGCAATGTCAGAAATCTCT from Candidatus Poribacteria bacterium includes the following:
- a CDS encoding RRXRR domain-containing protein, giving the protein MFVPVKSQSGKKLMPTHANKAGMLIKKGLATPYWSNGIFCIRLNYATEDEYTQDVVVGVDPGSKKEGFTVKSEKHTYLNVQADAHNKVGKKVEKRRELRRSRRSRKCPNRKNRTNRLANKERIPAGTRARWDWKLRILHWLSRLYPITRVCVEDIKARTIERAKKWNTSFSPLEVGKQWFYTEIEKRWKLFTLQGWETKEIRDRFGLKKSAKKLSETFEAHCVDSWCLAHHSVGGVSVPDNTDVICVSPIPLARRELHRQLPQKGGKRPRYGGTTQNGLVKNTLVKHIKHGLTQVVLANAVFLSTI
- the raiA gene encoding ribosome-associated translation inhibitor RaiA, with translation MKVTYSGHNLKITDDIHAYILKRADKIESRFDGMQELNVVLKSEKHRFDAEMIVTAPRVSFYAKSETHEILSALDSVTGKIVSQIRRYRDRVKDRRHNAPHREVVERLNPNMEETLPEVDTDDAPVVVSTQDKFASKPLTVAEATMELQASNSDFLLFLNAETRQVNLLYEMEKERYGWVEPLFA